The Pelmatolapia mariae isolate MD_Pm_ZW linkage group LG10_11, Pm_UMD_F_2, whole genome shotgun sequence genome includes a region encoding these proteins:
- the LOC134636409 gene encoding carbohydrate-responsive element-binding protein-like → MAGKGSVCSAGESQLQDFLESDSDPEGEPARVAGTGPSPESFPRTQVIHSGHFMVSSPHSDSAARRRKSGGSLRYDFDTVNKTGCQTYRYGPLSSGSLSIDPTLTRLFECMSLAYSGKIVSPKWKSFKGLRLLWRDKIRLNNAIWRAWFIQYVEKRKNPVCGFVTPLDGLEADAHRKPEAIILEGSYWKRRIEVVIKEYHKWRIYYKKRLQKKKDDILLMLQEGQICQARQDKWSYQTYQEPEAVPAEVHMFDLDCLLSDISDTLFTMTQKPCPWTSERHNTYTSNADMIQPGLTPLQPNLDDFMDIPDIFMNNRGQPTEHTGFAECSYFESSSSAAFAPVPSPVATAPQLLIDTQLAQPNLLSDNLSHPSISNTRPNQTSSGQDCGEYHTSNIITEAMPYGHQSYHDAPVSIAFSSSTEQTASASIPFLYPLPCHKFGYYTTTSGTSTVITHTASTMGAQGAAQQTHGYPHTGETYSQTPCHSLSYLAVVSDPVHAALPSVTAAHCFSVPEQVTFTGAKGKHKQKTGGVRTAAPPVLPSTPPPTSCLAKLLSTGAHERKPTLGCDTAPVTAKAQRSSSSSSSQTSRGTHVGRPSSQLQHGAGWSVGIPVLTPLQSQSATLGHSGPQTSTSRGSAVSALLTHGTSDTGTTLLVPKTEKLSPVQLYSTDRSSLTVNFPTHQGQTSPPNPLDKASNPESPHSGFSGYGKLESSKQTDTRRITHISAEQKRRFNIKLGFDTLHNLVTTLSSQPSIKISKATTLQKTAEYITKMQQERAQLHEEAQKLKEDIQLLNTAINTCQQQLPATGVPITRQRFDHMREKFREYVRTQTLQNWKFWIFSIIMEPLFESYNGMVSTASVEDLCRSTLTWMDQHCSLPALRPMVLSSLRLLSTTTAILTDPSLLPEQATLAVTQGDHAAALDHSLQPAPRQ, encoded by the exons ATGGCGGGCAAAGGGAGTGTTTGCTCGGCCGGAGAGAGCCAGCTACAGGATTTCTTAGAATCGGACTCTGACCCGGAGGGGGAACCCGCTCGGGTGGCCGGCACCGGGCCGTCGCCCGAATCTTTCCCCCGCACTCAGGTGATCCACAGCGGACACTTCATGGTATCCTCGCCCCACAGCGACTCTGCAGCGCGGAGGAGGAAGAGTGGAGGGTCTCTGAGGTACGACTTTGACACGGTGAACAAAACGGGGTGTCAAACGTACCGCTACGGTCCACTCAGCTCCGGGAGCCTGAGCATCGACCCCACTCTGACCCGCCTGTTCGAATGCATGTCACTGGCCTACAG TGGTAAGATAGTCTCTCCTAAATGGAAATCTTTTAAGGGTCTGCGGTTGCTGTGGAGGGATAAGATCCGTCTGAACAATGCAATCTGGAGAGCATGGTTCATTCAGT ATGTGGAGAAGAGGAAAAACCCAGTATGTGGCTTTGTGACCCCGCTGGATGGCTTGGAGGCAGACGCACATCGAAAGCCCGAA GCGATCATATTAGAGGGCAGCTACTGGAAGAGAAGGATTGAGGTGGTGATCAAGGAGTACCATAAGTGGAGGATTTACTATAAGAAGAGG cttcagaaaaaGAAGGATGACATTCTATTAATGCTTCAAGAG GGTCAGATCTGCCAAGCCAGGCAGGACAAATGGTCCTATCAGACATACCAGGAACCCGAGGCTGTCCCCGCGGAGGTCCACATGTTTGACCTGGACTGCCTTCTGTCCGACATCTCTGACACCCTATTCACCATGACACAGAAGCCATGTCCCTGGACCAGCGAGCGACACAACA CATACACCAGCAATGCTGACATGATTCAACCAGGCTTGACTCCACTGCAGCCCAACCTGGATGATTTCATGGATATACCAG ATATCTTTATGAACAACCGTGGCCAGCCCACCGAGCACACTGGTTTTGCGGAATGTAGCTATTTTGAGAGTTCTTCTAGTGCAGCGTTTGCTCCAGTTCCCTCCCCTGTGGCAACAGCTCCCCAGCTTCTCATCGACACGCAGCTGGCTCAG ccCAATCTACTATCTGACAATCTGTCCCACCCCTCTATATCTAATACCCGGCCAAACCAGACCAGCTCTGGCCAGGATTGTGGAGAATACCACACATCCAACATCATAACAGAAGCCATGCCTTATGGACATCAGTCATACCACGATGCACCAGTTTCTATAGCATTTAGCAGCAGCACTGAACAGACGGCCTCTGCAAGTATCCCCTTTTTGTACCCACTGCCATGCCACAAGTTTGGTTACTATACGACAACCAGTGGAACCTCCACTGTCATCACTCACACAGCCTCCACCATGGGGGCTCAGGGTGCTGCGCAGCAGACTCACGGATACCCTCACACAGGGGAAACGTACTCCCAGACTCCCTGCCACTCTCTCTCTTACCTGGCTGTTGTATCTGACCCGGTCCATGCAGCGCTGCCCTCTGtcacagcagctcactgcttcTCAGTGCCAGAACAGGTGACATTTACGGGGGCCAAAGGGAAGCATAAGCAAAAGACAGGAGGGGTGAGGACAGCTGCCCCCCCTGTACTTCCATCCACTCCCCCACCCACTAGCTGTCTGGCTAAACTGCTCTCCACTGGGGCTCATGAAC GAAAGCCAACCCTGGGATGTGATACTGCTCCAGTGACAGCCAAAGCTCAGAGGTCATCATCCTCTAGCTCCTCA CAGACAAGCAGAGGAACGCATGTAGGTCGACCTTCATCACAGCTGCAGCATGGGGCCGGTTGGTCGGTAGGGATCCCCGTGTTGACGCCTCTGCAAAGCCAGAGTGCCACCCTGGGCCACAGTGGACCTCAAACTAGCACTTCCAGAGGCTCTGCTGTGTCTGCCCTGCTTACCCACGGTACCTCAGACACTGGCACAACCCTCCTCGTTCCCAAGACTGAGAAGCtgtcacctgttcagctctacAGCACTGACAGGAGCAGCTTAACTG TTAATTTTCCAACACATCAAGGACAAACATCACCACCAAACCCTCTAGACAAAGCCTCCAACCCAGAGTCTCCACACTCAGGGTTCTCAGGATATGGAAAGCTAGAATCAAGTAAG CAAACAGACACCAGGAGGATAACTCACATCTCAGCAGAGCAGAAGAGGCGTTTCAACATCAAACTGGGATTTGACACTTTACATAACCTCGTGACAACACTCAGCTCTCAGCCAAGCATAAAG atcaGCAAAGCCACCACACTGCAGAAGACCGCCGAGTACATCACTAAGATGCAGCAGGAGAGAGCTCAGCTGCACGAGGAGGCTCAGAAACTGAAAGAGGACATTCAGCTCCTGAACACTGCCATCAA TACATGCCAGCAGCAGCTACCAGCCACCGGTGTCCCCATCACACGCCAGCGCTTTGACCACATGAGGGAGAAGTTCAGGGAGTATGTTCGCACACAGACTCTGCAAAACTGGAAGTTCTGGATC TTCAGTATCATCATGGAGCCACTGTTTGAGTCATATAATGGAATGGTGTCAACTGCCAGTGTGGAGGACCTGTGTCGATCCACTCTGACCTGGATGGATCAGCACTGTTCACTGCCTGCTCTAAGACCCA TGGTTCTGAGTTCACTCCGTCTCTTGAGTACCACCACGGCCATCCTGACAGATCCCAGCCTACTGCCCGAGCAAGCCACACTCGCTGTCACCCAGGGTGACCACGCTGCTGCCCTGGACCACTCCTTACAGCCTGCCCCTCGGCAGTAA